The Pocillopora verrucosa isolate sample1 chromosome 14, ASM3666991v2, whole genome shotgun sequence genome has a segment encoding these proteins:
- the LOC131769355 gene encoding carboxypeptidase D, with the protein MERLILLLVAYFIYLRVALVFSRPSAKTRTLGDDDWTHHNFDQMTAYLQDLHRQYPKITRLYSIGKSVQGRKLWVVEISDNPGKHEPGEPEFKYVANMHGNEVVGRELLLHLAKAFCENYGRDANLTKMVDTTRIHLMPSMNPDGYELAAEGENRKDWIIGRSNANNVDLNRNFPDQFFKSVTGPPQIETIAVMKWISEYPFVLSANLHGGSLVANYPFDDSPTGQSEYSKSPDDDVFKELAKSYSEVHPTMHLKNPPWPCPEVPPDHFNDGVTNGAAWYSVSGGMQDYNYMHSNCFEITIEQGCKKFPEASQLPKDWEENKRALIAFIDQVHKGVKGFVKDGQGNPIPGAHIRVDNRKKDIITAKDGDYWRLLLPGGYKVTAMAVGYEPLSKDVTVTEGDAKELNFVLKKSARGNSSLDSEQVDSNDEPNPVEDSKPEPGSPTNVGSMEPSGAPVGGMTMGDGMSDGGDYGMVMTGGGMGAPLQLNDQFGVSNAVESPSENAGGGISMGNNFDTGGPIGDAELDRFAMMSPYEAQSKDNTKGLFRVSTDEHEPHALYANDGEGNGNDNQAETNIIKKSELGRPRRK; encoded by the exons ATGGAGCGATTAATACTGCTTCTGGTggcatatttcatttatttgcgGGTGGCTCTTGTTTTCTCACGTCCCAGTGCAAAAACACGCACGCTGGGCGACGACGACTGGACGCACCATAATTTCGATCAAATGACCGCTTATCTTCAAGATCTTCATCGACAGTACCCAAAAATCACGCGTCTCTACAGCATTGGAAAATCGGTGCAAGGCCGAAAACTTTGGGTCGTGGAAATCTCTGACAATCCGGGCAAACATGAGCCCGGTGAACCAGAGTTCAAATACGTTGCTAACATGCACGGTAACGAAGTTGTGGGACGCGAACTTCTTTTGCATTTGGCGAAAGCATTCTGTGAAAATTATGGCCGTGATGCGAATCTCACCAAAATGGTTGACACCACTCGTATTCACTTGATGCCAAGTATGAACCCGGACGGCTACGAGCTTGCAGCAGAAGGTGAGAACAGAAAGGATTGGATTATCGGACGAAGCAATGCGAACAATGTTGATCTGAACCGTAACTTTCCCGACCAGTTTTTTAAAAGCGTGACGGGACCGCCTCAAATCGAGACCATAGCTGTGATGAAATGGATCTCTGAGTATCCCTTTGTGTTGAGTGCCAACCTCCATGGCGGCTCCTTAGTGGCAAATTACCCATTTGATGACAGTCCAACTGGGCAGAGCGAGTACAGTAAGTCTCCAGATGACGACGTCTTTAAAGAGCTTGCCAAATCCTATTCTGAGGTGCATCCAACTATGCACCTTAAGAATCCACCCTGGCCTTGCCCTGAAGTCCCCCCGGATCACTTCAATGATGGTGTCACAAATGGAGCAGCTTGGTACAGCGTGTCAGGGGGGATGCAGGATTATAACTACATGCACTCAAACTGCTTCGAGATAACCATAGAACAAGGCTGTAAGAAGTTCCCAGAGGCAAGCCAATTACCTAAGGACTGGGAGGAAAACAAACGAGCACTAATAGCTTTTATTGATCAG GTACACAAAGGGGTGAAAGGGTTTGTAAAGGACGGCCAAGGAAATCCAATTCCTGGTGCACATATCCGCGTTGACAATCGTAAAAAAGACATCATAACTGCAAAAGATGGGGATTATTGGCGACTTCTTCTCCCTGGGGGCTACAAAGTCACCGCCATGGCCGTGGGATACGAGCCCTTATCAAAGGATGTTACAGTAACCGAGGGAGATGCCAAAGAGCTGAACTTCGTTCTGAAGAAGTCAGCCCGGGGAAACAGCTCCCTGGACTCCGAACAGGTAGACAGTAATGATGAACCAAATCCTGTGGAAGATTCAAAACCGGAACCCGGATCCCCGACTAATGTTGGCTCCATGGAACCGAGCGGGGCTCCCGTGGGAGGCATGACAATGGGGGATGGGATGTCGGACGGTGGGGACTACGGGATGGTTATGACTGGAGGTGGTATGGGAGCTCCGTTACAGTTGAACGATCAATTCGGGGTGTCTAATGCGGTGGAATCTCCCAGTGAAAACGCTGGTGGGGGGATAAGTATGGGAAATAATTTCGACACGGGGGGTCCAATAGGGGATGCGGAGCTTGATCGTTTTGCGATGATGTCCCCCTATGAGGCTCAGTCTAAGGATAATACCAAGGGGCTTTTTCGTGTCTCAACCGACGAGCATGAACCCCACGCCTTATATGCTAACGACGGCGAAGGGAATGGGAACGATAATCAAGCCGAGACCAATATCATCAAAAAAAGCGAGCTCGGTAGACCCCGAAGGAAATGA